Within Cystobacter ferrugineus, the genomic segment GTGCTCGCGCAGGAAGTCCGGGTCGCTGAGCACCTCGCGGTGCTTCAAGTCGTGTTTCAGCTCCAGCAAGACGGGAATGAAGCGGAGCACGGCCTCCATGCACTCTTCCCGGGTGGCGCGCGCCATGCGCTCCACCGTCAATGCCAGATGCTCGCGCACCGAAGCGGGGCCCCCGGGGCACCACGCCTCCAGCGTCTTGCGGTAGAGGTAATCCATGAGTTCCTCCAGCGAGCAGTCCCGCCACTGAAACGCCCAGAACGCGTAGCGCGGGGCCTGGAGCACGTCCCAGAAGCGCAACAGCGCCGCGAGCCGTCTGGCCATGCGCTCCGCGCTCTCCGGCGGAGACTGAGAGACCGACTGGAAGAGAGCGCCCCAAGGAGTGCTCAGGCAGAAGGCTTCGAAGGACTCCTCCATTCGCTGGCGCTCCTCTTTCGCAACGCCGTCACTCAAGCTCATGAAGACATTGATGAAGAGGTGCACCTGCCAGCGAGGACGGAGGTTGACGTCGAAGTGGCCCACCGGGTCCATGACCAGCAGCTCGCCGGGTGGCACCGGGAGCATCCGCCGGGGCAGGGAAAAGGCACCCGTCTCGAGGTACTCCCGCGCCCAGCTCTGCCCCTGGGTTCTCACCTCGCGGATGATGTCTTCGGTGTGGCCGTAGAGCATCTCCGGAAACTCGAGCACCGGGAACCGAGGTGTGGTCATGGCACCGACCCTACTACAGAGGTCACATCCGCCTCAAGCGCCAGGGCACACGCATCCACCGCGGCCCAGCGCCGTGTCATCCAGCACCGGCGTCTCAACAGGCCGTCAATCCTTCCGATGCTCCTCGTCGACGAAGCGGCGGATGTGCTTCACCAGCGCGTCCGGCGACTCGAGCATGGGCAGGTGCCCCGTGGCTGGCAGCACCTCCATCCTCGCCCCCTGAATCCGCGCCACCACCTCGCGCTGGAGTATGTCGACCGGCTCGACGTGGTCCGCCTCGCCGACGATGACCAGCGTCGGCACATGGATGTTCTGGAGGTCGGCGGACACGTCGTCGAGCATGGCGACCTCGGTCCAGCCGGCCCGCGCCGGTGGCGCCCCGCGCAGGCTGTCCTCCATCACACGCGAGCGCTGCTCCGCCGACAGCGGCCGGCCCGCCAGCACGCCGATCGCCTGCTCGACGCCGGCCGACGACTCGTAGAGGTGGGTCATCGACCGGCGTGCCTCCGCGGGCACCCCGGTCGGCGTCGCGGGCGCCGGCGCCACCAGCACCAGCGCGCGCAGCCCGGCCGGCCGCCGAGACGCCACGAGCTGTGCCGTCTTGCCGCCCATCGAGTGCCCGACCAGCACATAGTCGTCGAGGCCGAGCGCGCCGATCACCGCTTCGCAGTCATCGGCCAGCCGACGAATGTGATACCCCTCCGGCGTTGGTGCCGCCTCCGAGTCACCCCAGCCCCGGTGGTCGTAGGCGATGCAGCGATGCGAGCCGCGCAGCCGTTCGATCACCTCTCGCCATGTTTTCGAGGAGCCACCCCAGTAGTGAAGGAAGACCAGCGCCGGTCCCCCGCGCCCCTCGTCAGTCACGCTCAGCCGCAGTCCATTTGCCTTGATATGCACGTTCCTACCTCCTGCACATCAAGCTATTCCCCGTGGCTCCATCCATCATCGGCGCTCTGGTTCCGGGACTCCGCACCGCGAGTGCATAATCGGCGAATGGACCAGGTGGAGAGCATGAGGGTGTTCGTGCAGGTCATCGGCAGCGGCAGCTTCGCCGGCGCCGCGCGGCGGCTGCGCCTGTCTCCCGGCATGGTCGGCAAGCACGTCCGAGCCCTCGAGGACCGCCTGGGCGCGATGCTGCTGCATCGCACCACGCGCCGGCTTCGGCTGACCGAGGTCGGCGAGCGCTACTACCGTCGGTGCACGGCGATCCTGGCGGACATCGACGACGCCGAGCGCGAGGCGCGCGCGCGCCAGGCCACGCCGCGTGGCCTGGTCCGCTTGAGCGCACCGGTGTCGTTCGGCGTGCTCCACCTCGCCGCGGCGCTGGGCGACTTCGTGGCCGCGCACCCGGCGGTCACCCTCGACATCGGCTTGACCGATCAGTTCGTGGACCTGATGGCCGAGGGCCACGACCTGGCACTGCGCATCGGGCAGCTCGGCGACTCGAGCCTGATGGCGCGGCGGCTGGCGCCCTGCCGCATGGTGGCGTGCGCATCGCCCGAGTACCTGCAACGGCACGGCGCCCCCGAGTCACCGGAGGCGCTGGCGCGACACGACTGCCTGTACTACACGGCGACGGCGGGGCCGGGCCGATGGCGCTTCGTGCGCAAGAAGCGCGAGCACGTCGTGCAGGTCACCGGCGGTGTCATCGCCAACAGCATGGACCTGCTGCGTGTGCTCGCCGTCAGCGGGCGCGGCATCGTCCTCGGGCCCACGTTCGTACTCGGCGCCGACCTCGCCTCCGGACGCCTGGTGCCGGTGCTCGACGGGTACGAGCTGCCCGCGCTCACCATTCATGCCGTCTATCCGCCCGGCCGCAACGTGCCGGCCAAGGTGCGTGCGGTCATCGATTTCCTGGCCACGCGGTTCGGACCCGAGCCGAGCTGGGATCGCTGGCGCGGCCGGACCTGAGTGACGGACGTTCGCCGCAGTCGGCACACTGGTGACGCAGTAACCCCACTCGTTTCGAGTCCTTTGACACCGTCTCTGGGACACCGTCTCTGGAGGCTCGAGTCCCTCGTTTCGAGTCCTTTGACACCGTCTCTGGACACCGTCTCTGCCCCCACTTAGCGAGGAGTTGGGATTCAGGGGCTGGCACCGGAGCGTGGTACGGCCTTCCTTGCGCCCCTCCTCATTGCACGCGGTACTGACTGCCAATGGCGCCCATGGTTCAACGTGCGCGGCCACCTCACCGAGCGTCCGCGTTGGCCACGCTCTGCACCAGCCCAGGGCTCCGCTCCACAGCGCCCAGCAGAGCAGGGGCGGGACCTCCTCGGGTTCGGCGCTCGCTTCGTCCTGCTCGAGCATGGGTCGAAAGGCTAGCGAAGCGCCCGGAACGGTCGCCCTCCCCTGGGACGAACGGAGCGCTGGCGGGGACCAACCGGGGCGGGTGTGGAACACCGACATCGTCTGCCGCAACGAGGCTTCTATAATGAACACACATGCACTCGCCTTCGCTCAAGTCATCGCCCTTCACGTTCGTGACGGGATTGCTCGTCTGGGCCATGATTGGCTTCCGGCAGTTGGTGCTCGTGGCCGAAAAACCCTCGCTCCTGGAGGAATGGGCGACGCGGGGGTTGCTCGTTTCCTTCACGGCCTTTGGCATGGCCTTCTGTCTCAACATGCGCAGTCCCCGGGGCTCGCCCTCCCTCCTCGCGGTGCAGAGCCTCGGGGCACTGGGCGTGGTCGCCACGGGCCGTATCGGTCCCGAAGGAGGACTCCTCGCCCTCGTGGCGGCGCAGGCACCACTCCTCCTGCCGTCGCGACTCGCGGCCCTGTGGGTCGGAGGATTGTTGTTCTCGAATCTGACCGTGCACCTGTGCTTCTTCCCACTGACGGTCGCCTGGACAAGATCGCTGGGCTATGCGGTCCTGTCGGCATTCACCTTCTCCGTGGCCCTCCTCCAGCAACGAGAAGCGGACGGACGCCGGGAGCTGGCCCGGGTGAACAAGGAACTCGAGGCCGCCCAGGCACTGCTCGCCGAACGCGAGCGCGAACAGGAGCGGCTGCGCATCGCCCGGGATCTGCACGACTCGCTGGGCCATCACCTCACGGCCCTGTCGCTCAACCTGGAGGCGGCCTCGCACACCACCCAGGGCCCTGGCGTCGAGCATGTCCAGCGCGCCCGGAAGGTCTCGCGCACCCTGCTGGGCGAGGTGCGCCAGGTGGTGTCCTCCCTGCGCGAGGGCCACACTCAACGAGGGCTCGTGGACTGGTCCTCGATGAGGATGTCTCCTCCGTCCAGCCCCTTGCTCCTCCTGCGCACGACTGGAGCCGGGCTCTGGGCCATGGTGGGCATCGGTCAGATGGCACTCCTCGTGGGCGCTCCGTCACGGCTGGCGGAACCTCCGTTGTTGGTGTGGTTGATCTCCTTCCTGTCTTTTGGCGTGGCGTCCTGGCTCAACGTGGACGGGCAACGGGGGTCGTCGTGTTTGCTCGGGGTGCAGGGCCTCGGAGTGCTGGGCGTGCTCGCCACCTCCCACGCTGCTTTCGAGGGGGTGCTGCTCTCCCTCATCGGCGTACGATTGCCTTTTTGCCTACCACCACGGCGCGCGGCCCTGTGGGTCGTGGGGTTGTCGCTCTCGAGCTCGCTCGTGTTCCTGGCCGTCTTCTCGCCGTGGCCCGCGTGGACGCGGGTGGTCAACAGCACGAGCCTCCTGGTCTTCAGCTTCAACGCGGCCCTCCTCCAGCAACGAGAAGCGGACGGACGCCGGGAGCTGGCCCGGGTGAACAAGGAACTCGAGGCCGCCCAGGCACTGCTCGCCGAGCGCGAGCGCGAACAGGAGCGGCTGCGCATCGCCCGGGATCTGCACGACTCGCTGGGCCATCACCTCACGGCCCTGTCGCTCAACCTGGAGGTGGCCTCGCACACCACCCAGGGCCCTGGCATCGAGCATGTCCAGCGCGCCCGGAAGGTCTCGCGCACCCTGCTGGGCGAGGTGCGCCAGGTGGTGTCCTCCCTGCGCGAGGGCCACACTCACCTGGCCCCCGCCCTGCGCTCTCTGGTACGCGACGTGCCCGGGCTCGTCATCCACCTGGAAGTCCCGGAGGACCTGTCCCTCTCCAGACCCGAGGCGGCCCACTCCGTCTTCAGTTGCGTGCAGGAAGTCATCACCAACACCCTGCGTCATGCGAGCGCGAGCCACTTGTGGATCGAAGTCACCGCCGCCGAGGCGGGGGGCGTCCAGGTGCATGCGAGGGATGACGGGCGGGGGGCGTTCACGCTCAAGCCCGGCGCGGGCTTGTCCGGCATGCGCGAGCGCTTCACTCGCCTGGGCGGTCGCGTGGAGTTGCACCCCGTGGAGGGACAAGGCATGGAGCTGGTGGCCTGGCTGCCGGATTCGGCGGTGCTCGGGTGAGCCGCGAACGTCGTTGCACCCAGGCCGCGTGAGCGAGCATTCCGGGCTCATCCATTTTTCATGGTTTTAGCGGTTTTCCTTTACAGCCTAGATTTCCCGGTGCCATGTTCCCGGAGCCCCCGGGTTCAGGGGGGGTCCTGACTCTGGCAGCGCGTCCGCGGCTTCCTTCCGCTCCGATGCCGGGCTCAGCTGATCGGCCTTCACGCGCCCGTCACGCGCATTCCCATTCCGGGAGGTTGTCTCATGTTCGAGTCTCACCGCCGCCGAGCGAGGTTGCTCGCGACCACGTTGCTCTCCACGGTGGCCGGGGCCGGCCTGTCGGCCCTGCCCGCTCACGCCGCCCTCGGCTCCGTCACCAGTGCCTCCCTCTCGGGTGACACCCTCACCCTCACTGTCGGCGGCGACAAGCTCCTTGTCCAGGCCCTGCGCCCGGACATCGTCAAGGTGGACTACCGCCCCGGTGGCGTCGCCGATCCCCCCACCGCCGTCATCGATCCCGCCAAGACGTGGGCCGCGGGCAACATCACCTCCGCCGACATGGCGTCCAATCCCATCGTGGTCACCACGGCGCAGCTGACCGTGAAGATCAGCCGGAATCCCGCCCGCCTCTCCGTCTTCGACGCCACGGGAGCGCTGGTGCTGAGCGAGCAGGCCGCCGAGGGCGTGTATGCGGACGGGGTGAAGTTCAACCATGGGTCCGGACAGGCGTTCTACGGCATCACCGGCAACCCGGTGCCCTGGGCCGAGAAGGATCCCAAGCAGAACCTCGCCGAGGGCATGCAGCGCAACGACGGCGGCCGGGTCAACGCCAACATGCAGGGGGACGGTGGGGCTCCGCTCGCCTTCACCAACCGTTATGGGTTGCTGGTGGACTCCATCGATGGGGACTTCGCCATCACCGACACCACCCTGGAGTTCAGTGGCGTGTCGACTCGCAACGTCGCGTACTACGTCCTGGTCGGTCCGCCCCGGCAGGTGATGGCGGGCGTCGCGGAGATCTCCGGCAAGCCCGCCCTGTCACCCAAGTGGGCCCTGGGGCTCAACAACAGCGAGTGGGGCACCACGCAGACGGAGGTCACCTCGATCGTCCAGGGCTACCGGGATCGGAAGATCCCCCTGGATGCCTTCACCCTGGACTTCGACTTCAAGGCCTGGGGCGAGGACGACTATGGCGAGTTCCGGTGGAACTCGACCTCCGCCAGCGGCAACGTGAACCCGAACAAGTTCCCCAGCGGGGCGTCCGGGACGTTCGCCCGGGACATGGCGGCCAGGGGAGTCATGTTGATGGGGATCATGAAGCCCCGGGTGATCGTCGGGAAGGCGGGCGGAGGCACCACGGCGCAGGGACAGTGGGCGCGCACCAACAACTGCTTCTACCCGGGCCTGGCCGATTACACCGAGTACTTCTCCGGCCGGCCCGCCAACGACGTCGACTTCTCCAAGCAGACGTGCCGTGACTGGTATTGGCAGCACTCCCGGACGCTGTTCGACGGGGGCATCGCGGGCTGGTGGAACGACGAGGCCGACGAGGCGAACGGATTCATCTTCAACAGCCTCCAGCACACCAACATGCAGCGGTCGCTGTATGACGGGCAGCGGGCGTACTCGGACCGGCGGGTGTTCTCGCTCAACCGCAACTTCTACCTCGGCGCCCAGCGCTACGGCTACGGCATGTGGTCCGGCGACATCGAATCCGGGTTCGGCAACATGGCCGATCAGCGCACCCGCATGCTCACCAGCATCAACATCGGCGAGAGCAAATGGGGCATGGACATCGGCGGCTTCTTCGGGGATCCGTCCTCGGAGAACTACGCGCGTTGGATGCAGTTCGGCGCGTTCGTGCCCATCTACCGGGTCCATGGCGTAGATGGCAAGCAGCGCCAACCGTGGGTCTACGGGGCCACCGCGGAGAGCGCGGCCAGGCGCGCGATCGAGCTGCGCAGCCGGTTGATGCCCTACCTGTATGCCCATGAGCGGATCAACTACGAGACGGGTATCGGTCTGGTGCGGCCCCTGTTCTACGACTACCCCACCGATCCGAACGCCGCGAACCTCACCAGCGAGTGGATGTTCGGCGAGTCGCTGCTCGTGGCGCCCGTCGTCGAGCCGGGGGCTGCCAGCAAGCAGGTGTACCTGCCCGCGGGCACCTGGATCGACTACACCCGTGGCTCCGTCTACACGGGCCCCCTCACGTTCAACTACCCGGTCAACGCGTCCACCTGGCAGGACATCCCGCTGTTCGTCAAGGCGGGCGCCATCCTCCCGACCCAGGAGGTGCTGCAGTACGTGAGCGAGAAGCCCGTCAAGCAGATCGACCTCGATGTCTTCCCCACCACGGCCCGGAGCGAGTTCACCCTCTACGACGACGACGGCCTGACCCGGGCCTATGAGAACGGGGTCTTCTTCAAGCAGCGCATCACCGCGCAGCGCACGAGCACCTCCGTCACCGTGGAGACCCAGGCGAAGACCGGCAGCTTCAGCCCGGCGCTCACCCACTACATCGTGAAGGTCAACGCCACGACGGGCACGGCGGCGCGGATCAACGGGACCGCCCCCACCCGCTACGGCGACCTCGCGGCGCTCAAGGCCGCCACGGGCGAGGGGTGGACGACGGGTGTCGATGTCTATGGTCCGTACACCGCGGTGCGCATCGCGGCTGGGGTAGCGCGGACGGTCGTGGTCGACGGAACCCCGAGCACTCCCCCCCCTCCCCCCCTGACGAGCGTGCTCGAGGCGGAGGACGCGGCGCTGTCCTCGGGCGCGATCGCCCTGAGCGACCACCCGGGCTACTCCGGGCGCGGGTTCGTCGCCGGATACTGGAACTCCGGAGCGAGCACCAGGTTCACCTTGCAGGCCAGCACGGCGGGCACCTACTCCGCGACCCTGAAGTACAGCAACGCCAACGGCTCGGCCAGGACGCTCACCCTGGACGTGAATGGCGCGCGCACCCAGCTCACCCTGCCCGCGACGGCGAATTGGGACACCTGGTCGACCTACACCGCGCGAATCCCGCTGAACGCGGGCACCAATACCCTCTCCTACGTCTACGCCCCGGGAGACTCGGCCCACGTCAACCTCGACTCCCTGACGATCTCACCCCTCCCGACGATTGTGCTCGAGGCGGAGGACGCGGTGCTGTCCTCGGGCGCGCTCGCCCTGAACGACCACACGGGCTACTCCGGACGCGGGTTCGTCGCCGGGTACTGGAACTCCGGCGCGGCCACCACGTTCTCCTTGCAGGCCAGCACGGCGGGCACCTACTCCGCGACCCTGAAGTACAGCAACGCCAACGGCTCGGCCAGGACGCTCACCCTGGAGGTGAATGGCGCGCGCACCCAGCTCACCCTGCCCGCGACGGCGAATTGGGACACCTGGTCGACCTACACCGCGCGAATCCCGCTGAACGCGGGCACCAATACCCTCTCCTACGTCTACGCCCCGGGAGACTCGGCCCACGTCAACCTCGACTCCTTGACGATCGCACCGTAGCGGACCACGGGATGCTCGTCCTCGCCCCCGTCACCGCATGGCGGGGGCCCTTCGCTAAAGCCAGACAGCCTCCAGGCGTTCCCTCCCTCCTGTGATACGGAATGGGACCCATACGAGGTCGATTCCCGCCAACTGCGTCGCTGTCGGCAATCCCTGCCGGGTTGTTCGCCATCTGAAGCCAGAGGCTCGCTGAACAGGGACATCCAGGCTCGCGTCGAGACGTTCCTCCGCGAGCTTCGGGCTCCAGCATGTCCCATGGCCACGTGCCGTCTCTGAGCGCTCACCCCCCGGCCCCGCTCACCCACAAGCGCGGGCTGGACTTTTGTTCAGGCAACGGATACTTCTCTGGCGAATGGCAACCAGCGGGGATGAGGAACACCCATGAGCGCCGAGCGCACGCCTGCCGAGCCCGAAGTCATGGAGCCCACGTTCTGGCGGAAGAACGGCTGGGCGGCCAGGGTCATCAAGAACGAGGAGGACGACGGCTGGGCCGTGGAGATCCGCAAGCAGGGGATCTCCGAGCCCGTCCTCATCAGCCCGTGGGTGATGGGCCGCGACAAGAAGAACCCCAAGCCCTTCGATGCGGCGGCGTTCGCCACCTTCGTGAAGACGGCCTCGGAGGTCCTCGATCGCTCCGCGCGACAGCGCGACCAGGCCTTGACCCGGAAGCTCTCCATCGCCTGGGAGGGCCGCTGGTACGAGGTTCGGCTCGAGATCGTGGCCGATGAGTATGAGCCCCACGCGCTGCTCTCGGCCATCGACGACGCTGGCGCGACCGTCGCGAAGCATCACGTGCCCGTGAGCTTCAAGTTCACCCGGGACATCGCCAACGAGTGGGTGCGCGGCGGATTCGGCGAGCCCTGAGCGGGCTCCCTGCTCCTCTTCGAGCAGCTTGAGCCAGTATCGGTGTCGAAGAACTCGAGCGACGCGACCTGCAGGAGCCCGAGCAGGGCCCTCACCCCGAGACCGCGCGTCGCGTGGCGGGGCGTTTCGCCTGGCGGAGCGTGTACTCGAACAGCTTCGGGTACCCGTCGAGCAGCTTCAACGTGTGCGCCAGGTGGAGGATCGACGCCAGGACCACGTCGGCGGCGGTGAACGAGTCGCCCGCGATGAACTCACGGCCGTCGAGCCGGACGTCGAGCACCTCGAGCACGTCATTCAGGCGTGCGTGTTGCCGCGAGAGGTCCACCTTCTTCTCCTCGGGCAGCTGCGTGTTCCAGTAGTGCTCGAGGACCAACGGATCGAGCGTCACCTCGGCGAAGACGATCCACTGGAGATAGGGGCCTCGATCGGCCGAGCCCAGGGGCGGCGCCAGCTTCTTCTCGGGAAAGCGGTCGGCCAGATGGAGGCAGATCGCCAGCGACTCGAAGAGCACGGTGGCGCCATCCACCAGCACCGGGACTTCGCCCAGGGGGTGCAACGCCAGGTGGGCCGGGGTCGTGGTCTCTTGTTTCGCGACGTCGAGCTTCACCAGCTCGTACGGCACTTCGAGCTCCTCGAGCAGCCAGCGGGCGCGGACCGCTCGGGTTCGCGGGGCGAAGTAGAGCTTCATCGGAGAACTCCTGTGGGGGGTGAGCCGCGACAACATGCAGTCCCTTCCCCCTTGGCGACAATGACCTCGCCCATGGACTCTTTGTCAGGTTATTCTTGACGATGATGATCTCGCCAGCCGACATGGTCCTCTTCGCGGCGGTCGTGCGTGAGGGCAGCTTCACGCGAGCGGCGCGCCAGTTGGGCATCACCAAGCAGACGGCCAGCGAGCGGATCGGCAAGTTGGAGGAGCAGCTCGGGGTGCGGCTGCTCGAGCGAACGACGCGGCGCCTGCGGATGACCGAGTCGGGAACCACCTATTACGACCGGTGCGCCGCGATCGCCGCGCAGATCGACGAGGCCAACAGCGAGGTGCAGCGGCGGCAGGCGGAGCCCGTCGGGCTGCTGCGAGTGGCCTCGCCGATGCTCTACGGCCGCCGCTACCTGGCGCCAGTGGTCGCGGACTTCCTCTCCCGCTATCCCAAGGCGAGCGTCGAGCTGGTGCTCGCCGACCGCCGCGTCGACCTCATCGAGGAGGGGCTGGATCTCGCGATTCGCATCGGGACGATCGATGACTCGTCCCTGGTGGCGCGAAAGCTCGGGGAGGGTCCCAGCTACTTCGTGGCGAGCCCCGGGTATCTCTCGAAACACGGGATGCCGAGCGCGAAGGAGCTTCGCTCCGCGCGATGCATTGGCTTCAGCCCGTTCGAGACCTGGGAGGCCGAGAACGTGAAGACGCGGATCGATCCGGTGTTGACCGTGAACGACCTCGAGGTGGCGTGCGAGGCGGCGATCGCCGGTGTCGGCATCGCGCGGGTTCCGGAGATCCTCTGCCGAGAGGCGCTCCAGGACGGACGGTTGAAGGTCCTCTTCGGACCCAGGCCGGCGATGCTGAGGACCCTGTATGCCGTCTACCCGAGCCGGCTGAATCTCCCGTCGAAGGTCCGCCTTTTCGTGGACGCGCTGGCGACGCTGACCGAGCCGGTATCGCCGCCTCACCGCGGCGGAGCCAGGCGCAAGCAGCGGTAGTGCGCCCTCGTCATCCTCACCCCTCATACCCAACGGCGTGGCGGCGCCCGGGGCTCTCGTGAGACACAGGGGCTCATGAAGCTTGGCGGCTATGTCATCCATGGGAACAACCGCGACACCCTCGGCGCATGCCTGAAGAGTCTGCTCGCCGTCTGCGACGAGGTGGTGGCGCTCGATTCCCGATCCACGGACGGCTCGGTGGAACTCGTCCGGGAGGCGGGAGTCCGCTCCGTCTCCCGCCCCTGGCGGGGCTACGGGGCCGCGCGCGCCGCCGCCATGGAGGAACTGGGCGCGTGTGACTATGTCTTCTATCTCGACTCGGACGAGCACCTGACGCCCGGGGCCGTCCACGCCCTCCAGGCCTGGCGCGCCTCGGGGCCGACGGCACCCGCCTACCTCCTGCCCCGCGAGGACTGGGCTGAGCTGGACGGACACCGCTTCCGCTACCGCACGGAATGGCGCGCGCGCCTGGTCCGCCGTGACAAGGCCCTCTGGCGTCCAGAGATGATCGTCCACGAGGCCCTGCCCCGGATGCGCGCCGAGCGCCTGTACGCGCCCATCGAGCACCGCTTCGCCACCTCGCTCGAGGGACGGGAGTCGAAGGAGGAACGGTATGCCCTGCTGTGGGCGGTGCGCGCCTTCGCCGAGGGCAAACGCCTCAAGCCCGCCGCCCTCCAGCGTCCGGCGCACTTGATCCGCGACTGCCTCGTGCATGGGGCGCTCTGGCGCGGGGGACTCGATGCGCTGCGTCTGGCCTGGGCGGTGTCCGTCTACCACTCGGCCAAGTACCGCCACCTGGGGGCCTTGCGACGGGGAGCCTTCCCCGAGTTGCGGCGGGCCTTCTCCGAGGGGCGCTACGAGGAGGTGTTCGCGCTCGTGCGTGAGCAGCCCCGGCTCCCCATGGCGCCCGGGCCGGTCAGAAACGACCGGACAGGGTGAAGCCGCCGAGGTTGCCCGTCATCCGCGGGACACGCTCGACGCCTGGCGCGTGGAGGCATGTGTAACCCCGCGTTTTTTCAGCATTTCCCAGCTCCTCGCAACATCGCACCTCATTTGCCGAGAATAGAGAGTTCGATCGGTCCAAAATGACCTCACGGTCGGTCCATCGATCAGGGAGATGACACCATGAGTGCTGGACGCATAGGGGATGGAGGCGCGGCGGCGGCGGCAGCGGCACGACGCGCGGCGGCGGAGGCGGCGCGAAGGGCGGCGGAGGCCGCGGCGCGAAGGGCGGCGGAGGCCGCGGCTCGGCGGGCGGCGGAGGCCGAGGCTCGGCAGCCGTCGCAGCAGAAGTCCACCTTCGAGCCGGCTGGCGCGAAGAACAAGCTGAGCCTGGACGGCCAGGGTGCACCCGCGTCCTCGCTGTTCACCGAGAACTCGAAGGACGGCCAGGTCAACTGCCTCGACAAGGCAGCGGACTGGGTGAACAACAGCTCCCCCGAGCAGCAGCGCCGCTCGGAGCTGGTGTTCCTCGAGGACTCGCGCGCGGGCGCCGAGGGCCAGACGGGCCACGTGGTGGTGCGCGAGGGCGAGCGCGTGCTCGACCCGAGCAGCGGCAAGAGCTACGAGGACATGAACGCCTACCTGCGCGAGCAGCCGCACTACAGCGAGGTCGGCGCCATGTCGGGCACGGCGGCCGCGAAGGTCTTCTCCACCGAGCCCGGCTCCCTCGAGCGCGCCGAGGCCCTGGCCGACGCGAAGGTGTCTCCCGAGCTTCAGCGGATGATGGTCGCCGACCCGCCCGTCCCCGAGCTCGCGCCCGACCCCGCCACCGTCGAGCCGCGGAACGTCACCGTCCCCGGCCAGGCCGGACCGGTGTCCGTGGAGTTCAGCGACACGCTCGAGAAGGACGTGAAGAAG encodes:
- a CDS encoding glycosyltransferase family 2 protein — its product is MKLGGYVIHGNNRDTLGACLKSLLAVCDEVVALDSRSTDGSVELVREAGVRSVSRPWRGYGAARAAAMEELGACDYVFYLDSDEHLTPGAVHALQAWRASGPTAPAYLLPREDWAELDGHRFRYRTEWRARLVRRDKALWRPEMIVHEALPRMRAERLYAPIEHRFATSLEGRESKEERYALLWAVRAFAEGKRLKPAALQRPAHLIRDCLVHGALWRGGLDALRLAWAVSVYHSAKYRHLGALRRGAFPELRRAFSEGRYEEVFALVREQPRLPMAPGPVRNDRTG